The following are encoded together in the Populus trichocarpa isolate Nisqually-1 chromosome 5, P.trichocarpa_v4.1, whole genome shotgun sequence genome:
- the LOC7494698 gene encoding serine/threonine-protein kinase PEPKR2: MRKKRKGSEADTGENAQEEVIPTCDLKSSNVRSHYSLEDYNRLKKRCKEDLGREPVTSFKSRLAGIATAPPCGASSSLVLPGRGLKRKIGCIDVSTQTGRKNKFEDDYILGDAIGRGKFGSVWLCRSKVTGVEFACKTLQKGEETVHREVEIMQHLSGHPGVVTLHAVYEESECFQLVMELCSGGRLIDQMVDEGRYSEQRAANIFKDVMLVIKYCHDMGVVHRDIKPENILLVSLGKMKLADFGLAMRISNGQTLSGLAGSPAYVAPEVLSGNYSEKVDIWSAGVLLHALLVGGLPFQGDSLEAVFEAIKNVKLDFHTGIWDSISKPARDLVARMLTRDVSARITADEVLRHPWILFYTERTLKTLSIRSKTKNQGAATSCQPANALVSPGNQVGAGSSEEDLSQHPSDSLSCKSEEQDECGLVDALAVAISHVKISEPKRSRLCGPTGPIEQQCSSNITANNLCRAF, encoded by the exons atgaggaagaagaggaaaggGAGTGAAGCAGATACGGGTGAGAATGCACAAGAGGAAGTAATACCAACGTGTGATTTGAAATCATCCAATGTTAGGTCTCATTATTCGTTAGAAGATTATAATAGGTTAAAGAAGAGGTGCAAAGAAGATCTGGGTAGGGAACCTGTTACTTCTTTCAAAAGTAGGCTTGCAGGCATTGCTACTGCCCCGCCTTGTGGTGCCTCATCTTCGTTGGTACTACCTGGAAGAGGGCTTAAGAGGAAGATAGGGTGCATAGATGTTTCTACTCAAACGGGTAGGAAAAATAAGTTTGAGGATGATTATATTTTGGGGGATGCTATTGGGCGTGGTAAATTTGGCTCCGTTTGGTTGTGCAGGTCTAAGGTTACTGGTGTTGAGTTTGCTTGTAAGACTTTGCAGAAGGGAGAGGAGACAGTTCATAGGGAGGTAGAGATAATGCAGCATCTGTCTGGTCATCCTGGTGTGGTGACATTGCATGCTGTGTATGAGGAGTCGGAGTGTTTTCAGCTTGTGATGGAGTTGTGCTCTGGAGGACGTTTGATTGATCAGATGGTTGATGAGGGACGGTACTCAGAGCAACGCGCTGCTAATATATTCAAGGATGTGATGTTAGTTATTAAGTATTGTCATGACATGGGTGTTGTGCACCGAGATATAAAGCCTGAGAATATACTTCTAGTGAGCCTGGGGAAGATGAAGCTTGCAGATTTTGGCCTGGCTATGAGAATTTCAAATG GGCAGACCTTATCGGGTTTGGCTGGAAGTCCAGCATATGTTGCCCCTGAAGTTCTGTCAGGAAATTATTCCGAGAAGGTTGACATTTGGAGTGCTGGTGTCCTCCTGCATGCTCTGTTGGTCGGGGGCCTTCCATTTCAAGGCGACTCCTTAGAGGCTGTTTTTGAGGCAATCAAGAATGTCAAGCTTGATTTTCACACTGGAATATGGGACTCTATATCTAAACCTGCACGTGATCTAGTTGCAAGAATGTTGACAAGGGATGTCTCAGCCAGGATCACCGCAGATGAAGTACTGA GGCATCCATGGATTTTGTTTTACACAGAGCGTACCTTAAAGACATTGTCCATCAGATCAAAAACAAAGAATCAAGGTGCTGCAACTTCCTGCCAACCTGCAAATGCACTTGTGTCACCTGGAAACCAGGTAGGAGCTGGCTCTTCTGAAGAGGACTTGAGTCAGCATCCATCTGATAGTTTGAGCTGCAAGTCAGAAGAGCAGGATGAATGTGGTTTAGTTGACGCGCTTGCAGTGGCGATTTCCCATGTTAAGATATCAGAGCCAAAGAGGAGTAGATTGTGTGGACCCACTGGCCCAATAGAGCAGCAGTGTTCATCTAACATCACCGCTAACAATCTGTGTAGAGCATTTTGA
- the LOC7494699 gene encoding catalase isozyme 1, which translates to MDPYKHRPSSAFNSPYWTTNSGASVWNNNSSLTVGSRGPILLEDYHLVEKIANFDRERIPERVVHARGASAKGFFEVTHDISNLSCADFLRAPGVQTPVIVRFSTVIHERGSPETLRDPRGFAVKFYTREGNFDLVGNNFPVFFVRDGMKFPDMVHALKPNPKSHIQENWRILDFFSHHPESLHMFSFLFDDLGVPQDYRHMEGAGVNTYTLINKAGKANYVKFHWKPTCGVKCLLEDEAIKVGGANHSHATQDLYDSIAAGNYPEWKLFIQTIDPDHEDRFDFDPLDVTKIWPEDILPLQPVGRLVLNKNIDNFFAENEQLAFCPAIVVPGIYYSDDKLLQTRIFSYADTQRHRLGPNYLQLPVNAPKCAHHNNHHEGFMNFMHRDEEVNYFPSRHDPSRHAERFPIPSAVCSGRREKCIIEKENNFKQPGERYRSWAPDRQERFVRRWVDALSEPRVTHEVRSIWISYWSQADKSLGQKLASHLNVRPSV; encoded by the exons ATGGATCCTTACAAG CACCGTCCATCAAGCGCTTTCAATTCTCCATACTGGACTACAAATTCTGGTGCTTCGGTCTGGAACAACAACTCTTCTTTGACCGTTGGATCTAGag GTCCAATCCTGCTTGAGGATTACCATCTGGTGGAGAAGATTGCCAATTTTGACAGGGAGAGGATTCCAGAGCGTGTTGTCCATGCTAGGGGAGCCAGTGCAAAGGGTTTCTTTGAGGTTACCCACGATATCTCTAACCTCTCATGTGCTGATTTTCTTCGGGCCCCAGGAGTTCAGACGCCTGTAATTGTCCGCTTCTCCACAGTTATCCATGAACGTGGCAGCCCTGAAACCCTGAGGGATCCTCGTGGTTTTGCAGTGAAGTTTTACACCAGAGAG GGCAACTTTGATCTTGTGGGAAACAATTTCCCTGTCTTCTTCGTCCGTGATGGAATGAAATTCCCAGACATGGTACATGCCCTTAAGCCCAACCCCAAGTCTCACATTCAGGAGAACTGGAGGATTCTCGACTTCTTCTCCCACCATCCTGAAAGTTTGCACATGTTCTCCTTTCTCTTTGATGATTTGGGTGTTCCACAAGATTATAGACACATGGAAGGCGCTGGTGTCAACACCTACACGCTGATCAACAAGGCTGGAAAGGCAAACTATGTGAAATTTCATTGGAAACCTACTTGTGGTGTGAAATGTTTGTTAGAGGACGAGGCAATTAAAGTTGGAGGTGCAAATCACAGTCATGCCACTCAAGATCTATACGACTCAATTGCAGCTGGCAACTATCCTGAGTGGAAACTTTTCATCCAGACAATCGATCCCGACCATGAAGACAGGTTTGATTTTGACCCACTTGATGTAACAAAGATCTGGCCCGAGGATATCCTGCCCCTGCAGCCAGTTGGTCGCTTGGTCTTGAATAAGAACATCGATAACTTCTTTGCTGAAAATGAGCAGCTTGCTTTCTGCCCTGCTATTGTGGTTCCTGGTATTTACTATTCAGATGACAAGCTTCTCCAGACTCGAATCTTCTCCTATGCTGATACCCAGAGGCACCGTCTTGGACCAAACTATCTGCAACTCCCAGTTAATGCTCCCAAGTGTGCTCATCACAACAATCATCATGAAGGTTTCATGAATTTCATGCACAGGGATGAGGAG GTCAACTATTTCCCATCAAGGCATGATCCATCTCGTCACGCTGAGAGATTCCCCATTCCTTCTGCTGTCTGCAGTGGAAGGCGTGAGAAG TGCATCATTGAGAAGGAGAACAACTTCAAGCAACCTGGAGAGAGATACAGATCCTGGGCACCAGACAG GCAAGAACGTTTCGTTCGCAGATGGGTTGATGCCTTGTCCGAACCGCGTGTCACACATGAGGTTCGCAGCATCTGGATCTCATACTGGTCTCAG GCTGATAAATCTTTGGGCCAGAAGCTAGCATCTCATCTCAATGTGAGACCAAGCGTCTGA